From a single Arachis hypogaea cultivar Tifrunner chromosome 3, arahy.Tifrunner.gnm2.J5K5, whole genome shotgun sequence genomic region:
- the LOC112770107 gene encoding protein trichome birefringence-like 42: MFVGDSISNNMWQSLTCLLHIAVPESNYIITTQRKNLFAFLFPEYEASIMWSKNGFLVDVVRDKEKGRIIKLDSVETGYLWKDVDVLIFNTYHWWTHIGQSEKWAYVQIGDKIIEGMDYIEAYKIGLTTWANWIDSNIDQSKIKVLFQGIAASHSGGVKVNCVEQTQPEQELEAPHPGLDIAKSILSNMTNPVDLLDITLLTQLRIDGHPSIYSGRGTSYVDCSHWCLAGVPDTWNEILYATLIQN, translated from the exons ATGTTTGTCGGAGACTCCATTAGCAACAACATGTGGCAGTCACTGACTTGTTTGCTTCACATTGCAGTCCCAGAATCAAATTACATTATAACTACACAAAGAAAGAATCTTTTTGCCTTCTTATTTCCG GAATATGAAGCTTCCATAATGTGGTCGAAAAATGGCTTTCTTGTGGATGTGGTTCGTGATAAAGAAAAAGGAAGGATTATAAAACTAGATTCCGTTGAAACTGGGTACCTTTGGAAGGACGTAGATGTTTTGATTTTCAATACCTATCATTGGTGGACTCATATTGGACAATCTGAAAA ATGGGCTTATGTTCAAATTGGTGACAAGATAATTGAAGGCATGGATTACATAGAGGCTTACAAAATTGGATTAACCACATGGGCTAATTGGATCGATTCTAACATTGATCAATCAAAGATTAAAGTTTTGTTCCAAGGAATTGCTGCTTCCCATTCTGG GGGAGTGAAAGTGAATTGTGTTGAACAAACTCAACCAGAGCAAGAGCTTGAAGCACCTCATCCTGGTTTGGACATAGCCAAGAGCATATTGAGTAACATGACAAATCCAGTTGATTTGCTTGACATCACTTTGCTCACACAACTAAGAATAGATGGTCATCCTTCTATATACTCAGGTAGAGGCACTTCCTACGTGGATTGCAGTCACTGGTGTCTAGCTGGTGTTCCTGATACTTGGAACGAAATATTATATGCTACTCTTattcaaaattaa